The following are encoded together in the Planctobacterium marinum genome:
- a CDS encoding murein hydrolase activator EnvC family protein, with the protein MIKTKREQRILLLKPLSLVWLLCLLIAIPGHAQTEEDLKSIQDEIKNRQTDLNAKVRTAESLQAQLRDAELEIAKLTKQSIISSQELKLVQDEQKRLQDKHKQLTAQKQTQLKLLANQIKSAYLAGDHDYTKLLLNQESVGKFERMLVYYQYLNEARKEQIDSFSRLLEQLQETASALEEKKTQIVSLRAKQKAQQEALQQQQKSRETTLAAIQQNIDSEAAQIEQLQINEQQLTNAIAEALAREAARQDIKLSGLRNAKGKLIKPVNGQYRRLFGKRRQGQVRWKGVIFNAPLGRPVSAIHQGKVIFADWLKGMGLVTVIDHGEGYMSLYGHTQALLKQAGDIIEAGETIALVGQSGGQQSPGLYFELRHKGGAINPGNWLDL; encoded by the coding sequence ATGATAAAAACCAAAAGGGAACAAAGAATTCTTCTGCTTAAACCACTGTCTTTGGTCTGGCTGTTGTGCTTATTAATTGCAATTCCGGGTCATGCCCAAACAGAGGAAGATCTCAAATCCATTCAGGATGAGATAAAAAATCGTCAAACTGATCTCAATGCCAAGGTACGCACTGCAGAAAGTCTGCAAGCACAGCTACGCGATGCCGAACTGGAAATCGCCAAACTCACAAAACAAAGCATCATTAGCAGCCAGGAGTTGAAACTGGTTCAAGATGAGCAAAAACGACTACAAGACAAACACAAACAACTCACGGCTCAAAAGCAGACCCAATTAAAACTGTTGGCCAATCAGATAAAAAGTGCTTATCTGGCGGGGGATCACGATTACACCAAACTACTTCTTAACCAAGAAAGTGTCGGTAAATTTGAACGTATGTTGGTGTATTACCAATACCTGAATGAAGCCCGCAAAGAACAAATAGATAGCTTTTCGCGACTGTTGGAGCAATTACAAGAAACCGCCAGCGCGCTTGAAGAGAAAAAAACACAAATCGTTAGTTTGCGGGCTAAGCAAAAAGCACAACAGGAAGCCCTGCAACAGCAACAAAAAAGTCGTGAGACGACACTGGCGGCAATCCAGCAAAATATTGATAGTGAAGCTGCGCAAATTGAGCAGCTTCAAATCAATGAGCAGCAACTTACCAATGCCATAGCTGAAGCTTTAGCAAGAGAAGCTGCACGGCAAGATATCAAATTAAGTGGGCTGAGAAATGCAAAGGGCAAGCTTATAAAACCAGTCAATGGGCAATACCGTCGTTTGTTTGGCAAACGACGACAAGGTCAGGTACGCTGGAAAGGGGTTATTTTCAATGCCCCCCTTGGACGTCCCGTAAGTGCTATCCATCAAGGGAAAGTGATTTTTGCAGATTGGTTAAAAGGCATGGGCTTGGTTACGGTAATTGATCATGGCGAAGGTTACATGAGTTTATACGGTCATACCCAAGCCTTGCTAAAACAGGCTGGCGACATTATTGAAGCGGGTGAAACCATTGCCTTGGTAGGACAGAGCGGTGGTCAACAAAGCCCGGGACTATACTTTGAGCTACGTCACAAAGGCGGCGCTATTAATCCCGGTAATTGGTTAGACCTGTAA
- a CDS encoding divergent polysaccharide deacetylase family protein, with product MLWFTASCASAAEIALIIDDMGNNHSDELAFELPTQVAFAILPHTPHSSKFAKVAAQEQRDVLVHMPMEALSGLSMGPGGISSDMSEVIIKQRLQEALRSVPQAIGFNNHMGSKLTQLTAPMQATMEYLNYQQLFFLDSRTTRYSKAENIAHQYGVPTMRRNVFLDHIQETQHIDYQFRRLIRKARKNGFAVGIAHPHKVTLQYLQVALNALEEQGIKLVPVRQKLPQTPNQWAWNRNGQLGR from the coding sequence ATGCTATGGTTCACAGCATCCTGTGCTTCGGCAGCAGAGATCGCGCTGATAATAGATGATATGGGTAATAATCACAGTGATGAACTGGCTTTTGAACTGCCCACCCAGGTGGCATTTGCAATTTTGCCCCACACGCCTCATTCCAGCAAATTCGCCAAAGTGGCAGCCCAAGAACAGCGAGATGTCCTGGTGCATATGCCCATGGAAGCACTGTCCGGATTGAGTATGGGACCCGGCGGTATCTCCTCTGATATGTCAGAAGTGATCATTAAGCAGCGCTTGCAGGAGGCATTGCGTTCAGTACCTCAAGCTATCGGTTTTAACAATCATATGGGCAGCAAACTGACACAGCTAACAGCTCCCATGCAAGCAACCATGGAGTATCTGAATTACCAGCAATTATTCTTTTTGGATAGCCGTACAACCCGATATAGCAAAGCTGAGAACATAGCCCATCAATATGGTGTGCCCACCATGCGCCGCAATGTATTTTTAGATCATATTCAAGAAACCCAACACATCGATTATCAATTTCGCAGACTAATTCGAAAAGCCCGTAAAAACGGTTTCGCCGTGGGCATCGCACACCCTCATAAAGTGACACTGCAATATTTGCAAGTGGCACTCAATGCGCTTGAGGAGCAAGGCATAAAGCTTGTTCCAGTACGTCAAAAACTACCGCAAACTCCCAATCAATGGGCGTGGAATCGCAATGGTCAATTGGGGCGTTAG
- a CDS encoding PAS domain S-box protein → MSIFRRLLGGDTQVAEPEQDNNEFQIFSETIRQAIDAIVIIDEHNNIQFVNAAAEKLWGYSDFEMLGQNVKMLVPAAIQTQHDSFIEANRTTGQNKIVGTSREVEVHRKDGSIRWGSLALNKIEVAGKIFYSASVRDITDERDVRETVDQTLEQALDAVVTIDENNIVQFFNAAAEQLWGYKRDEVLGKNVKMLVPKIHQANHDNYVNANRTTGQDKIVGTAREVQVERKDGSTLWAQLSLSKINLSGRIRYTAFVKDITEEKEQRTIIDQTLEQALDAVITIDEHNIVQFFNAAAEKLWGYKREQVLGQNVKMLVPKLIQADHDEYVNANRRTGVDKIVGQARDVKIERSDGSEIWGNLSLSKIDLGDRILYTAFVKDITVERELREIVDQSLEQALDAVVRIDENNNVQFYNKAAEEFWGYKREEVLGNNVKMLVPREIQANHDNLVNANRTTGQDKIVGTARELLVERKDGSKIWGSLALSKIRVGDKILYTAFVRNIDAEVKQRRMVELLSLVANETDNSVVITDHEGKTEYVNRGFTKLTGFTDDDILGKKPGEVLQGPETDPETKKLIHNALAEERPIYTEILNYAKDGTKYWISLAINPVFDSAGKVKQFVSIQANVTETKLKALEFTYKLEAISRANLVAEFDTAGYLEECNELFSEALGLAGNTQQLDWKGLLHGDFVNSQQYASFVDNMQQGHFVSDDFKFAHRGGHVAWFNGSFNPIKNTSGEITKIVFFGTDVTARKDGIDKLASGLTELEKGDLTARVEGDFGSELNLVRDSLNASMLHLQETVGSILQLADQVGHGTREIASGNNQLNDRTIQQASSLEETAASMEEMTSTIQQSAQNAAQASSAVNKTNELAKTGQDVVKNTVRAMEEISAASKKIADITSAIDEIAFQTNLLALNAAVEAARAGEHGKGFAVVASEVRNLAQRSATSAKEINGLINDSIKKVEAGVKTAGESGETLEEIVAAVVNVADQVSDIMEAAKQQEMGISQINAAIVQMESMTQENAALVEEAASASQMMQDQVENMRSDLSFFKIGDE, encoded by the coding sequence ATGAGCATATTTAGGCGTTTATTGGGTGGAGATACGCAGGTTGCAGAGCCTGAACAGGACAATAATGAATTCCAGATTTTCTCCGAGACCATTCGACAAGCCATAGATGCCATTGTGATTATCGACGAGCACAATAACATTCAATTTGTCAATGCTGCCGCCGAAAAGCTCTGGGGTTACAGCGATTTTGAAATGTTGGGCCAGAACGTCAAAATGCTGGTTCCTGCGGCAATCCAGACACAACACGATAGCTTTATCGAAGCCAATCGCACCACCGGACAAAACAAGATTGTAGGCACCAGTCGCGAAGTCGAGGTACACCGCAAAGACGGCAGTATTCGCTGGGGGTCGTTGGCACTCAATAAAATAGAAGTTGCAGGAAAAATTTTCTATTCCGCGTCAGTACGAGACATTACCGATGAAAGGGATGTGCGGGAAACCGTTGACCAAACCCTGGAACAAGCGCTGGATGCCGTCGTTACCATCGACGAAAACAACATAGTGCAGTTTTTTAATGCCGCTGCAGAACAGCTCTGGGGTTACAAACGGGACGAGGTGCTGGGCAAAAACGTTAAAATGCTGGTGCCTAAAATTCATCAGGCTAATCATGATAATTACGTCAATGCTAATCGCACTACTGGTCAGGACAAAATCGTAGGCACTGCCCGTGAAGTGCAGGTGGAGCGCAAAGATGGCTCTACTCTGTGGGCGCAACTTTCCCTGTCAAAAATTAACCTCTCCGGACGTATCCGCTACACTGCGTTTGTTAAAGACATCACTGAAGAAAAAGAACAGCGCACCATTATCGACCAGACCCTGGAGCAAGCGCTGGATGCGGTGATCACCATTGATGAACACAACATAGTGCAGTTTTTTAATGCCGCTGCAGAAAAGCTCTGGGGCTACAAACGCGAACAGGTGCTAGGCCAAAACGTGAAGATGTTAGTGCCTAAATTGATTCAGGCGGATCACGATGAATATGTGAACGCCAACAGGCGCACAGGTGTCGATAAGATAGTGGGCCAGGCGCGAGACGTTAAAATTGAGCGTTCCGACGGCAGCGAAATCTGGGGCAACTTATCACTGTCTAAAATTGATTTGGGTGATCGCATCCTTTACACCGCTTTTGTCAAAGACATAACCGTAGAACGAGAATTACGCGAGATTGTGGATCAGTCGCTAGAGCAAGCCCTGGATGCTGTAGTGCGTATTGATGAAAACAACAATGTTCAATTTTACAACAAAGCAGCAGAAGAATTCTGGGGCTACAAACGAGAAGAGGTGCTGGGCAATAACGTTAAAATGCTGGTGCCCAGAGAAATACAGGCTAATCACGACAACTTAGTTAATGCCAACCGCACTACTGGCCAGGATAAGATAGTGGGTACCGCCAGAGAACTGTTGGTGGAGCGCAAAGACGGCAGCAAAATTTGGGGTTCATTGGCCTTATCTAAGATACGAGTCGGTGACAAGATTCTGTATACCGCGTTTGTGCGTAATATCGATGCTGAAGTCAAGCAGCGCCGCATGGTGGAGTTATTGTCTCTGGTGGCCAACGAAACCGATAACTCGGTGGTAATTACCGATCATGAAGGTAAGACTGAATACGTAAACCGTGGCTTTACCAAACTCACGGGCTTCACTGATGATGATATCTTGGGCAAAAAACCCGGTGAGGTACTTCAGGGGCCAGAGACGGATCCAGAAACCAAAAAACTGATCCACAATGCCCTGGCGGAAGAACGCCCCATTTATACGGAAATTCTCAACTATGCCAAAGATGGTACTAAATATTGGATTTCGCTGGCCATAAACCCGGTATTTGACTCTGCCGGAAAAGTTAAACAGTTTGTCTCGATCCAAGCCAACGTCACCGAAACCAAATTAAAAGCACTGGAGTTTACTTATAAGCTAGAGGCGATTTCCCGTGCTAACCTGGTGGCTGAGTTTGATACCGCTGGGTATCTGGAGGAGTGTAACGAGCTATTCAGCGAGGCCTTGGGTTTAGCAGGCAATACTCAGCAGTTGGATTGGAAAGGCCTGTTACACGGGGATTTTGTTAACAGTCAGCAGTACGCGAGTTTTGTAGACAATATGCAGCAAGGACACTTTGTCAGTGATGATTTCAAATTTGCCCACAGAGGCGGTCACGTTGCCTGGTTTAATGGTTCCTTCAATCCCATAAAAAATACATCAGGTGAAATCACCAAAATCGTGTTCTTTGGTACTGATGTTACAGCGCGTAAAGACGGAATCGACAAACTTGCTTCTGGCTTGACTGAATTGGAAAAGGGCGATTTAACTGCTCGCGTCGAAGGTGATTTTGGTTCTGAGTTAAATCTAGTCAGGGATTCATTAAATGCTTCTATGCTGCATTTGCAAGAGACGGTTGGCAGCATATTGCAGTTGGCGGATCAGGTGGGGCACGGTACCAGAGAAATTGCCAGTGGTAATAATCAACTCAATGACCGCACCATTCAACAGGCCTCAAGCTTGGAAGAAACCGCGGCCAGTATGGAAGAGATGACGTCCACCATTCAGCAGAGTGCCCAAAATGCCGCTCAAGCTTCTTCTGCGGTGAACAAAACCAATGAACTGGCTAAGACAGGTCAGGATGTGGTGAAGAATACCGTCAGAGCCATGGAAGAAATTTCCGCAGCCAGCAAGAAGATTGCCGATATCACCAGCGCCATTGATGAGATTGCTTTCCAGACTAATTTGTTGGCGCTTAATGCCGCGGTAGAGGCCGCCAGAGCCGGTGAACACGGAAAAGGGTTTGCGGTAGTAGCATCGGAGGTGCGTAACCTGGCACAGCGTTCAGCAACCTCTGCCAAAGAGATTAATGGCTTGATAAACGATAGTATCAAAAAAGTGGAAGCTGGGGTTAAAACCGCTGGCGAATCTGGCGAAACCCTTGAGGAGATTGTCGCTGCAGTGGTGAATGTGGCTGATCAAGTGAGCGATATCATGGAAGCCGCCAAACAGCAGGAAATGGGTATCAGTCAGATCAACGCGGCTATCGTGCAGATGGAGAGCATGACTCAGGAAAATGCTGCACTGGTGGAAGAAGCGGCTTCGGCCAGCCAAATGATGCAGGACCAGGTAGAAAATATGCGCTCTGACCTGAGCTTCTTTAAGATTGGGGACGAATAA
- a CDS encoding protein-glutamate methylesterase/protein-glutamine glutaminase yields the protein MDKIKVLIVDDSKLIRDILTSLLSSDARIQVVGTAEDPYDARQKIKDLNPDVLTLDVEMPKMNGVAFLKNLMRLRPMPVVMISTLTSEGSQITMQALELGAIDFVAKPNDLSRIMGEYSQEIISKVITAAGVSQQKLTAIQQKLTQPEAPEPVKPLSTQAAISADSNAKPAKKIIAIGGSTGSLEALRELLVAVNFTGKEAIVVALHLPGRFTESYAKRLDGQLPCVVKEAQHGEPIREGHIYIAPGGQHLEVRKRAFGFENVITDEAPVNLHRPSVEVLFDSVAKHGEGNAIAMILTGMGKDGSEALARVRSAGMRTFAQNEASSVVWGMPGAAVNEFNAVAPADVLDLQGLASAVSKFGR from the coding sequence ATGGATAAGATCAAAGTACTCATTGTTGATGACTCTAAATTAATTAGAGACATTCTAACCAGTTTGCTTTCCAGCGATGCCCGAATACAGGTAGTGGGTACGGCTGAAGATCCTTATGATGCCAGACAAAAGATCAAGGATCTAAATCCAGATGTACTGACGCTGGATGTGGAAATGCCCAAGATGAACGGCGTAGCATTCTTGAAAAATTTGATGCGCTTGCGGCCCATGCCTGTGGTGATGATTTCAACACTAACTTCCGAAGGGTCGCAAATTACCATGCAGGCGTTAGAGCTTGGAGCGATAGATTTCGTGGCCAAGCCCAATGATTTGTCCCGCATTATGGGAGAATACAGCCAAGAGATTATCTCTAAAGTGATCACAGCCGCTGGGGTGTCGCAACAGAAACTCACAGCCATCCAGCAAAAACTCACCCAACCTGAAGCTCCCGAACCTGTTAAGCCACTCAGTACACAAGCCGCGATATCTGCTGACAGCAATGCTAAACCGGCGAAAAAGATCATTGCTATTGGTGGCTCCACGGGCAGTTTGGAAGCGCTGAGGGAGTTGCTGGTGGCAGTCAACTTCACGGGTAAAGAAGCCATAGTAGTTGCCTTGCACTTGCCCGGTCGATTTACTGAGTCTTATGCTAAGCGCCTCGATGGACAACTGCCCTGCGTAGTGAAAGAAGCTCAGCATGGTGAGCCGATTCGCGAGGGGCATATTTATATTGCGCCGGGCGGTCAGCACCTTGAAGTGCGCAAGCGAGCCTTTGGTTTTGAAAATGTGATCACCGACGAAGCACCCGTTAATTTGCATCGCCCCAGTGTCGAGGTACTGTTTGATTCAGTGGCTAAACATGGAGAAGGCAATGCCATTGCTATGATTCTCACCGGGATGGGTAAAGATGGAAGCGAAGCGCTTGCCCGGGTGCGCAGCGCTGGTATGCGTACCTTTGCCCAAAATGAGGCATCGAGCGTGGTTTGGGGCATGCCTGGGGCTGCTGTGAATGAATTTAATGCAGTTGCGCCAGCAGATGTGTTGGATTTACAAGGGTTGGCCAGTGCGGTGTCGAAATTTGGCCGTTAG
- the cheD gene encoding chemoreceptor glutamine deamidase CheD produces the protein MTLRHLPDIQPCMRGFETINRYVDKSLGTVAAKILPGEYYVTRNEEMITTVLGSCISVCIYEPKIGLGGMNHFMLPTSNSASDVEDLMSESFRYGDVAMERMINDLLRNGADKSQIVFKAFGGGQIIKQMTSVGDRNIKFLHKFMVMEGYKLAASDLGGPHPRKVNFYPKTGKVLVKKLQHMHNDTIAIRETQYKSRIDKPQIEVGDIDLFD, from the coding sequence ATGACATTGCGTCATCTCCCGGATATCCAACCCTGTATGAGGGGGTTCGAAACTATCAACCGTTATGTTGATAAGTCTTTGGGAACGGTTGCAGCAAAAATCTTGCCGGGGGAATACTATGTCACTCGCAATGAAGAGATGATTACTACGGTATTGGGCTCTTGCATCTCGGTGTGCATTTACGAGCCAAAAATCGGCTTAGGCGGCATGAACCATTTTATGTTGCCCACTTCTAACAGTGCTTCCGATGTTGAAGACCTGATGAGCGAATCCTTCCGTTATGGCGATGTCGCCATGGAGCGAATGATCAACGATTTACTGCGTAACGGTGCCGACAAATCACAAATTGTTTTTAAGGCGTTTGGCGGTGGTCAGATTATCAAACAAATGACCTCGGTAGGTGACCGTAACATCAAATTTTTACACAAGTTTATGGTAATGGAAGGCTATAAACTGGCTGCTTCAGACTTAGGTGGGCCGCACCCGAGAAAAGTTAACTTTTACCCCAAAACCGGCAAGGTACTCGTTAAGAAACTGCAGCATATGCATAACGACACTATTGCCATCCGTGAAACTCAGTACAAAAGCCGTATCGACAAGCCGCAAATTGAAGTGGGCGATATCGATTTATTTGATTGA
- a CDS encoding CheR family methyltransferase translates to MTSNKEFGYNREVFNRLRGLANAWSGITVTDEKFEMYYARLTKRLRFHKLADFKDYLHMVENDAHEFKEFINCITTNVTSFGREQHHFDYLKAFLTQSHHKEFNIWSAGCSSGEEPYSIILNLMPVCEKKGIKLTITATDLDTDVLQKGANGVYPLQAIEKYDLAVKKQFFEKGKGTNNNKCRVKEKYRKLVTFQQLNLMDEWQLSQKYDVIFCRNVLIYFDAPKKQRLARKYWDHLVPEGHLFLGHSETLHKISDDFDSVGKTIYRKRG, encoded by the coding sequence GTGACTAGCAATAAAGAGTTTGGCTACAATCGAGAAGTATTCAATCGCCTCAGAGGGTTAGCGAATGCCTGGTCGGGCATTACCGTTACCGATGAAAAGTTTGAAATGTATTACGCCCGCCTCACCAAGCGCCTGCGTTTTCACAAGCTGGCTGATTTCAAAGATTACCTTCATATGGTGGAAAACGACGCCCATGAATTTAAAGAATTCATTAACTGTATTACCACCAATGTCACCTCTTTTGGACGGGAACAGCATCATTTTGATTACCTGAAAGCGTTTCTGACGCAATCTCACCATAAAGAATTCAATATTTGGTCTGCTGGCTGCTCATCTGGCGAGGAGCCATATAGCATCATTCTCAACCTGATGCCGGTATGTGAAAAAAAGGGGATTAAGTTAACGATAACCGCCACTGATTTGGACACCGATGTGCTGCAAAAAGGTGCCAATGGAGTCTATCCGTTACAGGCGATAGAAAAATATGACCTTGCGGTAAAAAAACAATTCTTTGAAAAGGGTAAAGGCACCAATAACAATAAATGTCGGGTAAAAGAAAAGTATCGGAAATTAGTTACATTTCAACAGCTTAACCTGATGGATGAATGGCAGTTAAGCCAAAAGTATGATGTTATTTTTTGTCGCAATGTGTTGATCTACTTCGACGCTCCTAAAAAGCAACGTTTGGCCCGAAAATACTGGGATCACCTGGTTCCCGAAGGTCACTTGTTTTTGGGACACTCGGAAACACTGCACAAGATCAGTGATGACTTTGACAGTGTAGGTAAGACCATTTATCGGAAACGAGGTTAG
- a CDS encoding STAS domain-containing protein gives MSNNDDDLDLESGLGHDPLEWLQDDEDANATVPTDVSESKTAPAPEPETTAAAAEQSEPSSPPETDNVLPEPVPLPDTDNTSEPEAPAAAAEQSQQSFRYENHKAYLTVPEKLAIQVIEPMHSEWKTLLYDLPQSIEIDAGNTKEVDTAGLQLFYSIVQQLAFKGSDVVIVAMHPALQRQITLFGLSDFFAQYQHAA, from the coding sequence ATGTCAAATAACGATGATGATTTGGATTTAGAATCGGGCCTTGGCCATGATCCACTGGAGTGGTTACAGGATGATGAGGATGCTAATGCCACTGTGCCAACGGATGTCTCCGAGTCTAAGACCGCCCCTGCTCCCGAACCTGAAACGACAGCGGCAGCAGCAGAACAGAGCGAACCAAGTTCGCCACCTGAAACTGACAATGTATTGCCTGAGCCCGTTCCACTGCCCGACACTGATAACACCTCTGAGCCGGAAGCGCCTGCTGCGGCTGCAGAGCAAAGCCAGCAGAGTTTTCGTTATGAAAATCACAAAGCCTATTTAACGGTACCTGAAAAACTGGCCATACAAGTTATTGAGCCTATGCACAGTGAATGGAAAACCCTGTTATATGATTTACCGCAATCTATCGAGATTGATGCCGGTAATACCAAAGAAGTGGATACCGCAGGCTTGCAATTATTCTATTCGATTGTGCAGCAGTTAGCTTTCAAAGGCTCTGATGTAGTCATTGTAGCAATGCATCCGGCTTTGCAGCGTCAAATTACCTTGTTTGGCTTGAGTGATTTTTTTGCTCAATACCAACATGCAGCATGA
- a CDS encoding ParA family protein, which translates to MQAMRVIACVNQKGGVGKTTICANLAYALSQRGQRVLAIDLDPQAQLGQYFGLFQNKRAGIDRVLAGKSELNDVIQTLSSSLCFIAAGPALQRLESTPMGKGRGLILKKALKRAPPEVDIILLDCPPSSGFLVVNALAMATELLTPVTPDFFGLSGMSTMMATMRNFERMIGKYQRHWVVVSRMQKERRLTTDAIDKLKRYFSNNLVPVYIEESNAVATSPSYGQPVQAWSPQSKASNEFAQLADTILEV; encoded by the coding sequence ATGCAAGCAATGCGAGTGATAGCCTGTGTCAATCAAAAAGGCGGTGTGGGTAAAACCACCATTTGTGCCAACTTAGCCTACGCTTTGAGTCAGCGTGGGCAGCGAGTCTTGGCCATCGATTTAGATCCACAAGCGCAGTTAGGCCAATACTTCGGTTTGTTCCAGAACAAGCGTGCTGGCATTGATAGGGTTTTGGCGGGTAAGAGCGAACTCAATGACGTTATTCAAACGCTGTCGTCTTCGCTTTGTTTTATTGCCGCGGGACCCGCTTTACAGAGACTGGAATCCACCCCTATGGGTAAAGGCCGAGGACTAATCTTAAAAAAGGCGCTTAAACGAGCCCCGCCAGAGGTAGATATTATTTTACTGGATTGCCCACCATCATCTGGTTTTTTGGTGGTCAATGCACTGGCCATGGCCACTGAATTGTTGACCCCGGTAACCCCTGATTTTTTTGGTTTGTCGGGGATGTCCACCATGATGGCTACTATGCGCAATTTTGAACGAATGATTGGCAAATATCAGAGACATTGGGTGGTGGTGAGCCGAATGCAAAAAGAGCGACGCTTAACCACTGATGCCATTGACAAACTTAAGCGTTATTTCAGTAACAATCTGGTACCTGTTTATATCGAAGAAAGCAATGCTGTGGCCACAAGCCCAAGTTATGGACAGCCAGTCCAGGCCTGGTCTCCACAGAGTAAAGCCAGTAATGAGTTTGCTCAACTGGCGGATACCATTCTGGAGGTGTGA
- a CDS encoding chemotaxis protein CheW yields the protein MNIDEVQLLSFTLGDNIYGIDITRVQEIRALGEIRELPNTPSYCMGVIDFRNSMVPILDMRDIFGYTAKPMDKQTVMVVVSVGEPGKDMLVGIIVDSVSDVIAVEPSEIRKSPKLGHNVDTEFMKGMFKYQGKIVVLLSLECIFETDKFDDLKTLVEQQAEMA from the coding sequence ATGAATATAGATGAAGTGCAGCTACTGAGTTTTACATTGGGTGACAACATCTATGGTATCGATATAACCCGGGTACAAGAGATAAGGGCCTTAGGCGAAATTCGTGAGCTGCCCAATACCCCAAGTTATTGCATGGGGGTGATTGATTTTCGCAATAGCATGGTACCTATACTGGATATGCGGGATATCTTCGGTTATACCGCCAAGCCTATGGATAAACAAACGGTGATGGTGGTGGTTTCTGTCGGCGAGCCGGGCAAAGACATGTTGGTGGGAATTATTGTTGATTCTGTTTCCGATGTGATTGCTGTGGAACCTTCCGAAATAAGGAAGTCCCCAAAACTGGGTCACAACGTTGATACTGAGTTTATGAAGGGGATGTTTAAGTATCAGGGGAAGATTGTGGTGCTACTGTCGCTGGAATGCATCTTTGAAACTGACAAGTTTGATGACTTGAAAACCTTGGTGGAACAACAGGCTGAAATGGCTTAA